In Jeotgalibaca arthritidis, a single genomic region encodes these proteins:
- a CDS encoding class I SAM-dependent methyltransferase produces the protein MLKKALDYSHSLLKECVIAGDLVIDATVGNGHDTILLASLVGPNGSVIGFDIQEQAIQKTSEKLLLTGLSQQVHLHQVGHQFIGDYLPSQKQVSAAIYNLGYLPGGDKSITTLKESTIESIKQLIPHLRIGALVVIVVYSGHPTGQEEKDALLGYLSSLDQKDYAVLQYGFINQKNQPPFVVAIEKKK, from the coding sequence ATGCTTAAAAAAGCTCTTGATTATAGCCATTCCCTTTTAAAAGAATGTGTTATTGCAGGTGACTTAGTAATTGATGCTACGGTGGGAAATGGTCACGATACTATTCTGCTGGCAAGTTTAGTTGGTCCAAATGGCAGTGTCATTGGCTTTGATATTCAAGAACAAGCCATTCAAAAGACATCCGAGAAATTATTGTTAACTGGGCTAAGCCAGCAGGTTCATTTACATCAAGTTGGACACCAGTTTATTGGAGACTATTTACCTAGTCAAAAACAAGTTAGTGCTGCTATTTACAATTTAGGCTACCTGCCTGGTGGTGACAAGTCAATCACGACACTAAAGGAATCTACGATAGAAAGCATTAAACAACTCATCCCCCATTTAAGAATAGGGGCCTTGGTCGTTATCGTGGTTTACAGTGGGCATCCAACAGGGCAAGAAGAAAAAGATGCCCTTCTTGGCTACTTAAGTAGTCTCGATCAAAAAGACTATGCGGTCTTACAGTATGGCTTTATTAATCAAAAAAATCAGCCACCCTTTGTGGTTGCTATTGAAAAGAAAAAATAG